The DNA sequence AGATTGATTTTCGCCAAACAGACCTTTTAAGGCGGTTGCTCCTGTCAGGATGATGATTTGGGGTTGAACGAGCTGAATCTGTTGTTCCAGAAATGGGAGACAGGTCTGCATCTCTTGCTGTGTTGGGGTGCGGTTCTGGGGCGGGCGGCATTTGACTACATTGGCGATATAAGTGTCTTGCTGACGATCAAAACCCACCGAGGCAAGCATTTTTGTAAGCAATTGCCCTGCTTTGCCTACAAAGGGCACGCCAGTTTCATCTTCGTGTTGCCCAGGGCCTTCTCCTATCACCATTAAGTGGGCCGCTGGGTTGCCATCCGAAAAGACGGAAAAAGTTCGGCCCTTGTATAGCCCACATTTTTGGCACTGACTACAGGCTTGAGCCAGTACCTGCAGGGCTTGCTCTTTTTCACTCTGTTTTGGGGCGCTGAAATGCGCCCGATCCGAATCTGGATTTTGATTAGAGAATGAATTTTGATGGCTCATCTGATTGATAGATGGTTTTTTATCAAGATATTAATTGTAAAGGCTCTTCAAGATTATATCATGCTGTTCAGAGCTTCTGAAGATTGAATTAAAGGCGCGAATCCCCATTCTGACTTGCTTGGCAGTGGGATATGCTATGCTATAATAGACTTTCATAAAATTCGACCAAATCGGGAAGAGAGAAACTGCCCCATGAGCGATTCTGAGACCCAAATCTGGGAAGATGAAGACACCAATAGCATCATTCAGGAAGACGCCGTCTCTGATGCCCTGTCTTTTCTGGATGATCCAGAAGAAACCCCTTATGACTTCGAAGATGAGGAAGTGCAAGCGGCTTTGGAAGTGGAGCAGGGTATGGATGATGATTATATTCCTGCCATGGATCAGGATGACAGTCTGAATGAAGATTTTCCCGCAGAAGAAGCATCTGATAATTTTGAAATACAGAGTGATCTGTCTTTGGAAGAAGAAGTAATGAATACTGAAACCGAAATGATAGAAGAAGAAGTGCTTGAAGCAGAAAGTTTCGAAGCCTATCCCTCCTATGA is a window from the bacterium (Candidatus Blackallbacteria) CG13_big_fil_rev_8_21_14_2_50_49_14 genome containing:
- a CDS encoding uracil-DNA glycosylase, with the translated sequence MSHQNSFSNQNPDSDRAHFSAPKQSEKEQALQVLAQACSQCQKCGLYKGRTFSVFSDGNPAAHLMVIGEGPGQHEDETGVPFVGKAGQLLTKMLASVGFDRQQDTYIANVVKCRPPQNRTPTQQEMQTCLPFLEQQIQLVQPQIIILTGATALKGLFGENQSISRARGKWIFWNAIWCMPTFHPAYLLRNDSRQKGSPKWLAWQDLKEIKRKYLELNPSLPPEN